In Lycium ferocissimum isolate CSIRO_LF1 chromosome 3, AGI_CSIRO_Lferr_CH_V1, whole genome shotgun sequence, the genomic window GCTTTCTATTGTCTCATCATTATCGGGGATCGATCGACTTTTGCCGCAATGTCTTGTTAATTGAATATTCCAGGATTTCAGTTTTAACACATTCTCTCTGTTTCAGGGCAGAAATGGAAACTTTCTTGTTCACCTCAGAATCAGTCAATGAAGGCCACCCCGACAAGCTCTGTGACCAAGTCTCAGATGCCATTCTTGATGCTTGCCTTGCACAAGATCCAGAGAGCAAGGTTGCATGTGAAACTTGCACAAAGACAAACATGGTCATGGTATTTGGGGAGATCACAACCAAGGCCAATGTAGACTATGAGAAGATAGTACGTGATACTTGCAGAGGCATTGGCTTCACCTCACCTGATGTCGGCCTTGATTGTGACAACTGCAAGGTCCTTGTCAACATTGAGCAACAGAGCCCTGACATTGCTCAAGGAGTTCATGGTCATCTTACAAAGAAACCAGAGGAAATTGGAGCTGGTGACCAAGGCCACATGTTTGGCTATGCCACCGATGAAACTCCTGAGTTCATGCCCCTTACTCATGTTTTGGCCACCAAGCTTGGTGCCAAGCTTACTGAAGTGAGGAAGAACAAAACTTGCGCATGGCTCAGACCTGATGGGAAGACTCAAGTAACCGTGGAATACAAGAACGAGAATGGTGCCATGATCCCAATTAGAGTTCACACTGTTCTCATTTCAACTCAACACGATGAAACTGTCACAAATGAAAAGATTGCCCAGGACTTGAAAGAGCATGTAATCAAACCCGTCATCCCAGCTAAGTACCTTGATGACAACACTATTTTCCACCTAAATCCATCAGGTCGCTTTGTCATCGGTGGTCCACATGGAGATGCTGGACTCACTGGCAGGAAAATCATCATCGACACCTATGGAGGATGGGGTGCTCATGGTGGAGGTGCTTTCTCAGGAAAGGATCCTACTAAGGTGGACAGGAGTGGTGCTTATATTGTTAGACAGGCAGCTAAGAGTGTGGTTGCCTCAGGACTTGCTCGCCGCTGTATTGTGCAGGTTTCTTATGCAATTGGTGTGGCAGAACCACTTTCTGTGTTTGTTGACACTTACAAGACGGGCACTATTCCGGATAAGGATATTTTGGCCTTGATCAAGGAGAACTTTGACTTCAGGCCCGGGATGATCGCGATCAATCTGGACTTGACAAGAGGAGGCAACTTTAGGTACCAAAAGACTGCTGCTTATGGTCACTTTGGCCGAGATGACGCGGACTTCACCTGGGAGACTGTCAAGATCCTCAAGCCTAAAGCTTGAGCAACTTCAGTCCTTTTAATTTTTCAGCCGATGAAATTTCTTATGTTCATTATTCTTGTGGAGAAAAAGCAATAAACAGAGCTTCGTAGCATACATTCAATTTCTAATATCTACTTTCATGGCTCCATCAAGCAGTGGGAGAAGGGGACTTCAAGCATTCTGAgtagttgatccttttgatatttttggtatcAGTGATTTTGAGTGTGTATTGTTCCAGCCTCGTACTTGAATTTTATAACATCATTCCCTGCAAGCTAATATGAACAAACTCTTCTGTTTGATATTAAATATCTGTTTTCatttataaaatgaaaatttcagTCAGTTATCTTTTGATTTTGACATATATGTGTAATAAGTTTATTTTAGTCGACTATGACTTTGTCTAGTTGCACCTGGAAATATTCTTTCTTACAACCCGAaatttctactatatatatataagcgtgGGTTTGGAGGTGATTTCGTCGTCGACCTCCAactcatgttaaaaaaaaaataatgtggatctcatattaaaaaattaagtaatatccatataacttttaaaatatcccccattaaatcaataatggtggatttaTTCAGTTGGTATTTCTATAACGGTTATTTTTGAATTGGTGACTCCCATTAAACTTTAATGTATAGTCTCTTACTTATCTCTCCCTCCAATCTCCATAGCTTTTTTTGTGTTCCCATAGCACTAATATTCAATAGACAGAAAGTACGGTGAAagattaatttttcaaaagtagttAATATATTACTATcaagtttcatttttaaaagttactatTACAACCGATTACATTTTGTAGTTCCATGAGTGATATCTTACCTCACCAATCGTAAttctataatcaaattaattgaatattgttACAACCGATAAAATAAATTACTCGATGTTTATTGTAGTTTGTTTAATATcctaaaaagaaattaagatgGGTATTACATTCTCAAAAGGCATTTTCCAATGTCTTAAGTTTCTAATTATATATGGAGCACCATAATagccaaaataatttattagtaCATACTATGATGGGTtaagtaagtaaaaaaaaaaaaaaaggatagaaaTCTTATACCGCATCTATGCCCATGTTATATGACACAATATATATAAtcaccatatgtataaaaagtttcacgttttaGCCTAGGGGAATGGTAGTTCAAATGACgtttttttaaaagtatatcaataagttttgaaattcGGGTTCAAATTTGATTAACGCATAGTTTAAAAAGTGTCTATTAGCTTTTTCCTAAATAAAGTCATATAAATGAAACAAAGAAATATCATGGCACAAATTATTGAAgatcccaaaatttctatctTTACAGTTTTTTCAAGAAATGTTGTAGAATATAtcaattctttttataattgcataaaaataaaattataaatatatgttggGCCCGTTCTGGCACGGGCTCTGATATCTAGTAGTTTTGATAACAGGAATTAATAAaggattaaataaaaataatttcaacaGGACACAACGGTTATTATATTGGTGCGTGTATAGATGGgctctaaattaataatttgtactaGTGTAAAGAAAACCGACAAATCGCACCAAACTGATAATTCAAATTAAACCATGGCAAAAATATATGATTTAGTGttggaacaatttttttttttttaactaaaaaaagttaaattgaatcaaaccaacccgacattacatgtatacaaattttaaatatattttacacataaaaGATTTACCAATAATGTAATTTATAGATACTTCTTAAGTTTTTCATAgattttgtcttttaacatagggaaaaatacgtatatatacatattaaggagaaatatttacgaaacgtgacgatagttttctatttacaaaacataacattacagaCCCtatataaaactttttttttttaagaaaaatatttttttcgctaaaaaatttatgtatgaaatgtgtatatctcgctcaaggcttaaaaatttcactcaaaatttagtgtatgaaaatgatatgaaaaatgaatgaaatgcgtATATCTCGTTCAACGCTTAAAAAAActgctcaaaattgtgtgtatgaaacggtatgaaatttgtatctcgctcaaggcttaaaatttcgctcacattttcgtgtataaagttcttgttagatttctgtaaaattaatacaactacaacagcattgtatacaactttgatataacattcaaaacttaaaataatcgctcaaatttttgtgtatgaaatggtatatcttgctcaaggcttaaaaagtttgctcaaattttatgtataaaaaatgtatgaaatgtgtatatcttgatcaaggcttaaacattacgctcaaaattttatgtgtgagaatggtatgaaatgtgtgtATCTcactcaagacttagaatttcattcacattttttgtatataaaattcatattaggtttctgaaaaattaatacaactacaacaacattgtaacaactttcatacaatattcaaggcttaaagttttcactcacaattttgtgtattaaaattatattaaaaatttcgctcgcaaatacacatttcatacacaaaaatttgaggtaattttttaagcctttgagccaaaaaaaaaaaaaagttaaatttttaaaaaaatatataaaaactatttttttttaaaagtttaaattttttttttttaacaatttaaaaaaaaaattattttctgaaaaaaaaaatgaaaaacatatGAAAATCCATCATGGTTCGtaaaatatcgttatgttttgtatagAAGGAAAACTATCTATAAGTTTTGTAATAAATAGTCTTAAATAGGTACCTATGTCATTTTCCCTTTAACACATATTATTTCAACTTGGATTTAGATTTTGAATGTTACAATAAGTCTTATAGCCcatagatgttagtaactcaaatatgtccaaaccaaaatcaaatcaatactaatgcttATAACAAAAGTAATTCAATCCTAACACtaagaatgacaataatgttagatatctattctttagttttgtatTGTTAATTTAGATAACAAAAGTGCATaacttaattctttttctttgtcacgtaattaatacttattagccgtacttattttagcatgattagtatttttagatgatgattattttaattatgcctTATTAATTAGCTAtgtttattttatgttatttcagTATCTTTTTGgttgaatattttattacaatgtcattactcatttcatatttttgtgtattttctgaagaaacaccttaattgtATAGTTGTATTTTACTaggactaaaaaaatatttgaagcaaaagttatagtattttgtaggaaaatatttctggaaaaaaaaaaattcgaaaaacaCGAAAAAATCCTAAGTCGAAAAACTTGACTTTTATTAGGTTAGTTTGATTTATCTATTTAAAAACCAgacataattggtttggtttgatatttgaGAAACCTGAACCAACTCGGTCATTGTACACCCCTAATCTGTACATattcaatgattttttttaatacaaatgaAGAGTTTAAACCAAAGCTATTAGGTTATTTGGCGACAAGGCTTTCTATTAACTTCACGTACTTACTTGAGTCGGTTATACCACTAGTGGTTTTTACCCCTTCACTAGTAGCGATCAAATTCTTACCTTTGGTTTTACTAACTCAACAAAGAAGCTACAACCTTTGACACAACTTGTACTTTTTTATAGAGATAAATTCAGAGACACTCCTCAGGTTTGACTTCATAACACTAACTTTTTTTGTGGTTTACGATATTACGCTTATCAGAGAAGAGGTCTCTGAAATTATCTCCTTTTTAtattactctttctttttcttttttgatacaCTCATTATACAAAAAAAACAGTGCTTTGTAAGAGCGGAAGAACTATGAGTTCTTGAGGTGTAAGTTGTGTATTGATCTTGGCAAATCTTAGCATTAGAATTTGACTGAAGAAGGGCAACTTCATATTCGACCTTTGTTGAATCTTCTTGGCTTGCTCCTAGTTCTATGGATACTAGAAATTAATATTTAGTAAGCTTATCAGATGAGGATCAACCCTCCTCCTtgataaaaaaacaaaacaaaaagttgTGTATTGATTTTCTGTGAagtttatgggcccttgatccATATTTGTTATAGACCATTACGCATATTTATTAACTGAGTGATCCGGTGGTATAAAATTTCGGGCGATTTCGCACGAAttcccttattttggggtggtctttaatttttggccctcaaatttgaaatctttaaattttgtccttcgctaaaaattccttgatttcgggttcgaacccccgttcagttaaaaataataataaaacattacaaggtagagtttggattcgcaaggcagaattttgccttcaaaactcttcctgcaggtagagttttgcatgcaaaatTCTTTctgcaggtagagttttgcatgcaaaatTCTTCCGAGCAGTagagttttaaaaaattatccGCCGTATGAATAGTTTTGCGTACGCAAAGTTCTCACTCGCGAATCCAAACCTCAgccttgcgaaattccttttttttttttttttttttttaatactaagctggggttcgaatccagaaccttagggtattaggcgaagggcaaaaattaaagaccaccaatttaaggggcaaaaattaaagaccagtgtttttgaagggcaatccgcacaaaaaa contains:
- the LOC132049707 gene encoding S-adenosylmethionine synthase 3-like, with product METFLFTSESVNEGHPDKLCDQVSDAILDACLAQDPESKVACETCTKTNMVMVFGEITTKANVDYEKIVRDTCRGIGFTSPDVGLDCDNCKVLVNIEQQSPDIAQGVHGHLTKKPEEIGAGDQGHMFGYATDETPEFMPLTHVLATKLGAKLTEVRKNKTCAWLRPDGKTQVTVEYKNENGAMIPIRVHTVLISTQHDETVTNEKIAQDLKEHVIKPVIPAKYLDDNTIFHLNPSGRFVIGGPHGDAGLTGRKIIIDTYGGWGAHGGGAFSGKDPTKVDRSGAYIVRQAAKSVVASGLARRCIVQVSYAIGVAEPLSVFVDTYKTGTIPDKDILALIKENFDFRPGMIAINLDLTRGGNFRYQKTAAYGHFGRDDADFTWETVKILKPKA